TGTTATAAAACAGGGGAGAATAAAGCAGATTTCTAGAAAGAGGCAAAGGGATcacaagaaggagagagagtataTATCCCCAGTTATCACCAGATTGGACTGAatcttcattttctgttcttGAATTCCCTACAAGGCTTCACCATAAAACCTATTTGCTTGGGCTAGCTTGAACAAGTTTCATTTCTTGGTACCAAAAGCCTCAACCCGAGTAGTCCTCCATGTATCAGATAGCCAGGTTTAGCCTGCAAAAAATTGTCGTTTGGATGTAATCCAGGTATGCCCAGCTGGATGAGCAAAGCTCTAAACCTTCTCTGTGTTCTTATACCCTGTTAAACGCCTGGGAGCCTATTTATGCCTTTGGTGGAAGGGTCAAAGCCATCTTTTGGAGTTGCACCTTCCCTGCTCAGCAGGAAATCGTCATCACCAAGGAGTTGTCTGTGGATGGAACGTACCTGATGATGTTCCAGCTGCATCTTGTTCTGTTTGATGATGTTCTCTTTTTCCAGTAGCTCTTTCTGTTGCCTCTCAAACTCCTCCTTTCCCTATTAATTTTCAACATAAAGAACATACAATGTTATCAattattaaacaaataatttCACTGGTAAACACATACATATTCTTTGATTGTCCATGCCTTGACCATTTCTTGCATGTCCAGCTAGACCTCATGAACCCCCAATAGGGATGACTGGCGTCTTGGGCACAATTCCAGAGTTCCCGTGTAGGTTACATCTCAGTGCTAAACCTTATTTCCACCACATTCTCTGCTCCACCTTTCCAGTACTGATTCTCTGTGACTCCCTTCAAACTTCCTTAAGAAATACTATTTCTCCGGCTTTTTATAGATTTAGTGTGAACCCATAAACCTTCAAAAATGCAGGTCTAAATGTGGTCCTTGCTTCATTCCTAGTGTCTTTGAATCATCTATAGATCTCTATGCCCAATGACTGTTTCCATATGTGAGGTGAATGTTGAGTGGCCTCATCTCCCTTCTCTCCACGCCTTCCTCACATCATGTGTGGCTCGGTGCTCCCTCACCCTCTTACACTCAAGGGAATTTGGTCGTCTAACAGGAGTACAATCTGTGGCTCTCGACCAAATTACAAGGATGGCAGAACGAGGTGGTAGGTCAAATTCTAAGTAATGGATCTCAGTGGGGGTTTTTAATGCCTCCTAGGTGGAAGAACAGATTGTTAGGATCTCAGGTCCACTTGGAACTTGGTGGAATTTCCATTTGTCGATGGTAGACTGTGACTGCTCAGATTCTCACACACAAGTTAAGCTTTAAGCCAATTGGCAAACGCAGTGCTCCTCCAGGTAAATTTGAGATGGGGTTGTGTCCCTATAAGTAAtcacgcgcacgcacacacacacacacacactcacaacccACTCACTCACACTGTAGAACTAAAGGAGACCTTAGAAATTCTCTAGTACAGAAGCTTCATTTTTTCTTAACAGTGAAATgccttttttcccaaataaattatATGGGACACTACTACAAAATACTGATAGAAGTGGAATTGGTGTATTATCAGAGGGCCCACCATCCCACTTGGTGAGTCTTCTGCTTGCACATCAATGGGGTGGAATCCACTCTGCCAATGAAACGAAGGCCCAAGGAGGTGAACACGGTTGGtcacacagatagagagaggccTGGAGCTGAGGGCTCAGAACTCGGCGTTCTTCCCCCCGTTTTGTGAACCACTCAGATTAACACTGAGTCGCATTCCACCCTTCACTGGTGCAGCCTGCCAGCCTCGCAGGTGTCAGCCCTGGGCCCCCCAGGATGTGGCTGTTGTCTGAGGAGTGCATCTTACCTGCAGGTGGACGTAATCGTAGTCGTCCATCCAGCTCCTCtcagagccatcactgctgccacagTCAGGGGCCTGATCCTTGCCCAGACTGGGGGGCAGTGGTTTATTGTGCGTCTGGGCCTTGGGGTCACCAGGATGGAGCAGCTGCAGTTGGGAGCTGCCGCAGGGGTACTCAGCTGAGTTCATGATGCCCTCGGGCCCACTCTTCAGATGGGAGTTGCCGGGGCCTGGTCTGAAGAGCACTTCTGCGTTGGTGTTGATGGTTGTGGTGAGCTGCTTGGCATCATCGGGCACCGTCTTGGCCACCATCACAAACCGGTCCAGGTCATCACACTTGTTTTGGGGCTTGTTGATGGCCAGAATGTTCAGGGACCAGCTGCACTCATTTAAGTCGTGGCTGGTTTGGCTTAGAATCTGGTGGGAGTCTTCCACTCTTTGGAGctccctcttcattttgttgtggAGGACGggttctgggaggcaggaggcgtTGGCTACGGCTCCCTTGGCAAAGTGGAGGTACTCCTTCAGGAACAGCTCCACCTTGTCCACCGCCGTGCGTATCTCATTGACGTGCCTCTCCATGTAGCCGTAACACCTCCAGTCCGTGGTCACCAGTGCCATCAGACTGGAGACACCCATCTCCAGAGCCTGCTGGAGCCGATGAAGTCTCTCAATGGCGGTGTCTGGATCCAGGAAGAGCCTTTTGTCTTGAGACGGGGAGGCGGACAGTGAGGACTCCTTGGAGGAGGTGGAAGACGTGGACATGTTACTCCTGGTACTGCCTGTACTGGAGAAGGACAGTCGGTTGATGCCATCCACCAGGTCCCGAGAGCCTTTGGCATCTGGTGGGTTGTGCAGAGGAATGTCGTAGACACCGTCTCTGTCTTCAGGGTTTGCTTTCTCACTGGATTCAGCTGGGGGCTCGAGGAACTGAACCCCGCGGGGGATGTCGTAGGCATCATTCTGAGGGCCTGGCAGTCCCAGGTGCGGGTGGTGCGGGGAGAGGCCTTGGTGCCTGCGCACCACGGGCTCTGCGGCCGCAGGAGTGTCACAGTTATACTTTACGTGGAGGTCCTTGCCTGCTGGCTTGGCACTGGTTGGGGGGATATCATAAACACCCTCAGGCCTGACATCTGGCCTTCtcatgggaggggggaagtcgtACTCCTTGTCCTTGAGCCCGGCTTCATCTCGGCAGGCAGAGGGTGGAATGGCATAGACCTGAAAAGGAAGTAAAAGGCAAAACTCTGATTTAGTCAGTCGGCTCCTGGGGACATGGAGAGGCAGCCCAGGATTCTCAGGCCTGGTCACCAGCCCCTCGGCCACCAAGGAGAGgaatctccccaggctctgctcCATTCCCTAagccctgtcttttttttttttttttttttttgacaggcagagtggatagtgagagagagagacagagagaaaggtcttcctttttgccgttggttcaccctccaatggccgctcatgctgatccgaagccaggagccaggtgcttctcctggtctcccatgcaggtgcagggcccaaagacttgggccatcctccactgccttcccgggccatagcagagagctggcctggaagaggggcaaccgggatagaatccggtgtaccggcgccgcaaggcggaggattagcctgttgagccacggcgctggccagcccTGTTTTTTGACAGATGCTCTCACTCCGCTGGTCTCAGGGCTGACTCACACGTGGAGCCCTCCTGGCTGAGGTGGATGTGCCTGGGGTCCAGGCCCGTGTTTCTGACCCCTTCCTGGGTGTCCTTTGCTGGCCGGCTCATGCTGGGAGATACTTGACACCTGAACACCTTGGCCTGAGGGTCAGGAGGCCTACGGCTTTCCCCAGTCATCACACCACCCTCACCACCCTGGTGTCCTGAGACACAGTCCCCTTGTCTGTAAAAACTGCATTTCCTGAGCACGACTTCCCAGGGTAGCAGTGAGTCAGATGAGTCAGCTCTTGCATATAGACCACAAGGCTGTAAAGCACTCTAAATGTGAAAACATTAGCACTTGCTAAGCGAGCTCATCACCTTCCCTTCCACTGCGTGCTGACTTCCCTGTTGTTTTTAAGTGGCCTCCACATATGGACTCTGTAGAGCTCTCTTCAATGACTGCCTCTCCTACCCGCCGCCTCCTGTCTGCTCCCTCACCAGACGAGTTGCCCCTCTTTTAGACTTGCCCTTTTTGTTTGACATGCCTCTGCATGGAGCCGTAACACCTGCAGCCTGTGGTCACCAGTGCCATCAGACCAGAGACACCCATCTCCAGGGCCTGCTGGAGCCGATGAAGTCTCTCAAAAGTCTCCAATAAACATACGCTCAGCCACTGGCATACGCTCACACACATACTGTCacacacctacacatacacacataacacTCACATGCCTACATACACTCTCACATGCTTAAAATACACACACTCccccatatacacacactcatacactcacatcCACTCCACcttctcacacatacacacaatactcACACTCTAACACATCCACCCCTACACacgctcatgcacacacacactcccccacataaacacactcacacacatccaCGCCGGCttttcacacatacatacagtacTCACacttacacatacatacacactccaCTCACACTTCCACgcatgcacacattcacacacactatTTTTGGGCCACTCTGTAGCGGCGCACTTACCCCTGCAGCAGGAGGGATGTCATACACCCCTTGGGGTTTGAGCTCTCCCACGGGAACTGAAAACACAGGGCCTTTCACGGATGAGGGCGGGATGTCATACACCtgaggagaagcacctgcatTACTTGGACTGGAAATGCCTCACCCTCGTCGGGTGTTGTGTAGTAAGTGGTGGATCATGGATATTTTTAACCAATGAGGGTATATACAGCTTTCATCTTTGGCAATGGCTCATGTCAGAATGGGTAGGTacgatttttctttataaagtttggGTTATTTGACTTAGCTTGAATGAAAGGGATCTTAGGTGAAATATCTCCACTGTcatatgtattctatagaatactacatagcggtttaaaaaatgaaatccagtcatttgcaacaaaatggaggaatctggaaaacatcatgctgagtgaaatcagccagtcccaaagggacaaatatcgtatgtcctccttgatctgtgacaactgagcacctaaaaggaaacttgtagaagtgaaactgacactatgagaagcaatgacttgatcagcccttgtcctgactgttaaggaacagcttattattttactctttttactattttctttttctacttaataccattggttgaactctttacttaacacagaattattcttaggtgtttaaatccaactgaaaattgattccTGCAAATAATAAGAGAACGAATAAgtgaaggaggagatgtacagttcagtacACGTTCCCATGGGTGTACCCATGTACCCATGAACTGtaccctaagggtaaagctaaaaacttgccatgggactccaaatcccattaagttggcagatgctaatgccatcttactagttaaagtgatcattttaactgcataactgatcataaagataggaataagtgtcaaagggactacataagaccaagtgtctgctaatatcgatagaattaaaaaggagagaatgatccaacatgggaagcaggccacacagcagacccatcgaatgacaaatgccctaaacagcactctgacctcagaatcagcccttaaggcatttggatctggctgaaaagcccctgaaagcatttcaggcatggaaagccaagacactctggctaaaaaatgacctacatgaaagatctctgtgagtgagatcccggtggaaagaaggggccatcaaagaaggaggtacttttctctgaagggaggagagaacttccacattgcttatggccctgtctaaatactgatggagtctgtggactcaaaaggcttccatagccttggcagctcatgacaagagctttaggtgatcactgatgtcatacataagagtgtcaattgttaaatcaacaacagcagtcactgtgcacttactcccgatgtaggacctctgtccttaatgagttgtactatgagaattaacagtaaaactagtcttcaaacagtactttatactttgtgtgtgtctgtgtgtgcaaactgttgaaatctttacttagtatagagttaggcttttgtatataaagataattaaaaatgaatcttaatgaagaatgggatgggagagggagtaagaggtgggatggtgggtataggaggaagaaccactatattccaaaagctgtacttataaaatttacatttattaaatgaaagctttctaagaaagaaaagaatatctACACTGTTGATACCTTTGAAGTCCCATTTAAATTTTATACTCCCTGAAATAAAATGGCAAAATAGTATACAAGTCTAGGAAACATAACTGCAATGACCCTGGTAACAATAGCTCCTGGATAGACAAAGCTTCCTAGGAAATGTTCATCATAGGTGAGCATCCTCTCATTCACAGCCCACAGACAGGCTGCCTGTAAGAATCCCTTGTTTCTGGTACGTACCCCTTGGGTGTTATGGGAAGGAGGGATGTCATAGACATCCTTTTGGTATCTGGGTGGGTACTCGTATACGTAGCCGTGGCCAGTCCTCACCGGGGTTATCACCTGTGGGCGAAAAGAACACAAGTGTCAAATTCCAGGCCTCAGTCCTCAGTCTCCTTGCTCCCTGATCAGGCACTCGTCCctcatctctctcctttttataaaaagaataaaagggaggaaggaagagagggagggaagagagagacaaggacaCACCAGGAGAGTAAACTTTCCTATCCCTCATAAATCTCAAATGGGAACAAGTCCTAGGCTACCTCTATCACCATTTCTCATGGTAGAAACATCATCTCAGAGTTACTTAGTTTTAATTCCCACAAtggattttaacattttaaaggaGACTCATCTTTAAATCCTGAAAGTCCTAGTTGATCCCTTTGGAATCTGTACAATGCAGCACATGAAAATTATGTACACACTTGACTTCCTACTtcaaatagttatttttatttatttaatttgttttgagaggaagagagagagagagagagagagagagagagacaaagactgaTCCCCTGGCAGACAAATAGGTGAAATCTcctatcctttggttcattctccaaatgcaacAACCAGGGATAggccgggctgaaaccaggagcagggaactccatccaggtcccccacgtggatggcaggaccccAGGTACATAAGCCACCAGTGCTGCAgtagcaggagactggagtcagaagtggagctaggactggaacccaggcactctggtgtgggaagtgatgtcttaactggtacgccaaatgcctgcccctggattttattgttgttgttattttttaaaataaaggctcTGAAACTATTTGTAAAGTAAATAATGCAAATAGAATTCTGCCACTTAAAATTCCTCTCATACTTTCCCGAGTATGCCTCTTCATCTGGCACTATCATTATGATCATAACTAAAATTCCATGGGTCAAGAGAGTTCACAAAGCCAATGCTCAAGAACAGTGCTGTCTATACAAACCTCCAGATGCTTTCCATCTAGCTTATGAAACAAAATATAGTCTGCCCACTGATACCTGTGCAGAATTGGTTCCAGGAACTTCAGCACACACCAAAATCCAGGGTTGCTCAAGATCCTTACATAAAATGGTGCAGCATTTACAGGTaacccacacacagcctcccagTATGTTAAATCATGTCTAGATTACTAGTAATAGCTAAGACTATCTAAATGCTTGTGAGATTGTATTGTTTAGGAATAGTGACAAGGAAACAGTCTGTACATGTTTAGCACAGacacaatttttaaacaatttattgagaggtagagttacaatgagaagaagagacagagataaaggtcttccatctgctggttcactccccgaatggctacaacagtcagagctgggtcaatccgaagccaggagcttctaccagtctcccatgcaggtgcaggggcccaagcgcttggaccctcttccactgctttcctaggccatagcagagaactggatcaaagaggagcagccggactagaattggtgctcatatgggatgctggcactgcaggtggaggattaacctatgccacagcaccagcccctcctgaaTGCTTTTGGTCAGTGGACGTGGAACCTACAGATGTAACCGAGCAGATGGTATTGAGTCAGGGAGCCACAAGTAACAGAGTTCAAGTCTCCTGACCTCAGGTCTccagtccttttcccatttccacCAAGAAGCAGCAGTATCCACATCCAAGGACGTCAGAAGTCAGGTGCACTCAGCACAACTTGCCTCTGGCATCTGGAACCAATGTTAATGAAATGAATGCCTGCTgactggctcctgatttctggctgtttttttttttttttttaaa
The sequence above is drawn from the Lepus europaeus isolate LE1 chromosome 3, mLepTim1.pri, whole genome shotgun sequence genome and encodes:
- the NEDD9 gene encoding enhancer of filamentation 1 yields the protein MKYKNLMARALYDNVPECAEELAFRKGDILTVIEQNTGGLEGWWLCSLHGRQGIVPGNRVKLLIGPVQETSSSHDQSTPALMHQSFGQQKRYQMPNPQAAPRDTTYQVPPSYQNQGIYQVPTGHGTQEQDVYQVPPSVQRSIAGTNGPHLSKKVITPVRTGHGYVYEYPPRYQKDVYDIPPSHNTQGVYDIPPSSVKGPVFSVPVGELKPQGVYDIPPAAGVYAIPPSACRDEAGLKDKEYDFPPPMRRPDVRPEGVYDIPPTSAKPAGKDLHVKYNCDTPAAAEPVVRRHQGLSPHHPHLGLPGPQNDAYDIPRGVQFLEPPAESSEKANPEDRDGVYDIPLHNPPDAKGSRDLVDGINRLSFSSTGSTRSNMSTSSTSSKESSLSASPSQDKRLFLDPDTAIERLHRLQQALEMGVSSLMALVTTDWRCYGYMERHVNEIRTAVDKVELFLKEYLHFAKGAVANASCLPEPVLHNKMKRELQRVEDSHQILSQTSHDLNECSWSLNILAINKPQNKCDDLDRFVMVAKTVPDDAKQLTTTINTNAEVLFRPGPGNSHLKSGPEGIMNSAEYPCGSSQLQLLHPGDPKAQTHNKPLPPSLGKDQAPDCGSSDGSERSWMDDYDYVHLQGKEEFERQQKELLEKENIIKQNKMQLEHHQLSQFQLLEQEITKPVENDISKWKPSQSLPATNSSVGAQDRQLLCFYYDQCETHFISLLNAIDALFSCVSSAQPPRIFVAHSKFVILSAHKLVFIGDTLTRQVAAQDIRNKVMNSSNQLCEQLKTIVMATKMAALHYPSTTALQEMVHQVTDLSRNAQLFKRSLLEMATF